One Thauera sp. K11 DNA window includes the following coding sequences:
- a CDS encoding ABC transporter substrate-binding protein, with translation MSKPLDTLWYTRCPVPTGLGIAVQKGWLEESFTSQCTRIQSLRESNDRAVRESHFDHTLTNSVRHGGNIPAIWARASGRETRVIGLSWADETQLILALPGSGIETVKDLKGRRFGLPRWDNVQIDFSRAQALRGLENALKLEGLQVSDVELVDYAIGGGHSDAPARSAGGSYVFGGRGGGRNAELVGLLRGEVDAIFLKGASAAHAANQFGLARVIDVGAHPEPLIRANNGTPRTLTVDLNLLENHFDSATRIVEQVLRAEAWAHSHPEDTRRFLARETNSSEYWVSVAYGENAHERLRTDLAEGSIAALQDFTDFLHRWAFIPATFDVREWIDVRPYENALRSQAAA, from the coding sequence ATGAGCAAACCTTTGGACACCCTGTGGTACACCCGCTGCCCCGTTCCCACCGGCCTGGGCATCGCGGTGCAGAAGGGGTGGCTGGAAGAGAGTTTCACCTCGCAATGCACCCGCATCCAGTCGCTGCGCGAATCCAACGACCGCGCGGTGCGCGAGTCGCACTTCGACCACACCCTGACCAATTCGGTACGGCACGGCGGCAACATCCCGGCGATCTGGGCCCGCGCCTCCGGCCGGGAGACCCGCGTCATCGGCCTGTCGTGGGCCGACGAGACGCAGTTGATCCTGGCCCTGCCCGGCTCCGGCATCGAGACCGTCAAGGACCTCAAGGGCCGCAGGTTCGGCCTGCCGCGCTGGGACAACGTGCAGATCGACTTCAGCCGTGCCCAGGCCCTGCGCGGCCTCGAGAACGCACTCAAGCTCGAGGGCCTGCAGGTGTCGGACGTCGAACTGGTGGACTACGCCATCGGCGGCGGCCATAGCGACGCGCCGGCGCGCAGCGCAGGCGGCAGCTACGTGTTCGGCGGCCGCGGCGGCGGACGCAACGCCGAACTGGTCGGCCTGCTGCGGGGCGAGGTGGATGCGATCTTCCTCAAGGGCGCGAGCGCGGCCCACGCGGCAAACCAGTTCGGCCTGGCCAGGGTGATCGACGTCGGCGCCCATCCCGAGCCGCTGATCCGCGCCAACAACGGCACGCCGCGCACGCTGACGGTGGACCTCAACCTGCTGGAAAACCACTTCGACTCCGCGACGCGCATCGTCGAGCAGGTGCTGCGCGCCGAAGCCTGGGCGCATTCCCATCCGGAAGACACCCGCCGCTTCCTCGCCCGCGAGACCAACAGCAGCGAGTACTGGGTGTCGGTGGCCTACGGCGAGAACGCCCACGAGCGCCTGCGCACCGACCTGGCCGAAGGCTCGATCGCCGCCCTGCAGGACTTCACCGATTTCCTGCACCGCTGGGCCTTCATCCCCGCCACCTTCGACGTGCGGGAATGGATCGACGTCCGCCCCTACGAGAACGCGCTGCGCAGCCAGGCCGCCGCTTGA
- a CDS encoding sigma-54 interaction domain-containing protein yields MSPLRHPSLVLTSAPDSTVAEQDDVLTFRAPESLALSIRAKALVFEDPKSRILLARLEKLAPTSASILVRGATGTGKELIARFIHSRSPRAARPFLAVNCGAFSEHLIESELFGHERGAFTGAATAKAGWFEAANGGTLFLDEIGDLPLAQQVKLLRVLQEREVVRLGARRPIPIDVRLVAATNVDLEEAVAAGRFREDLYYRLKVAMLFLPPLRERPADIPRLLEHFVGYYAQRLGAGPAAISPAARELLMRYPWPGNIRELENAVHHAMVVCHGNVLQPDDFALSPLQPPNLPSDGAGKTSLELALRDIFAGNHPEHLSADDYIEETIMRTAFAWCDSNQSATARLLGITRNVVRTRLQRFSLIDD; encoded by the coding sequence ATGAGCCCACTACGCCACCCATCCCTGGTACTCACTTCCGCTCCCGACTCCACGGTTGCCGAGCAGGACGACGTCCTCACCTTTCGCGCCCCGGAATCCCTGGCACTGTCCATCCGGGCGAAGGCGCTGGTCTTCGAGGACCCCAAGTCGCGCATCCTGCTCGCACGCCTGGAGAAGCTCGCGCCCACCTCGGCCAGCATCCTGGTGAGGGGCGCCACCGGCACCGGCAAGGAACTGATCGCCCGCTTCATCCACAGCCGCAGTCCGCGCGCCGCCAGGCCCTTCCTGGCGGTGAATTGCGGCGCCTTCTCCGAGCACCTGATCGAAAGCGAGCTGTTCGGCCACGAACGCGGCGCCTTCACCGGCGCGGCCACCGCCAAGGCGGGCTGGTTCGAGGCGGCCAACGGCGGCACCCTCTTCCTCGACGAAATCGGCGACCTGCCGCTGGCGCAGCAGGTCAAGCTGCTGCGGGTGCTGCAGGAACGCGAAGTGGTGCGCCTGGGCGCGCGGCGCCCCATCCCGATCGACGTCCGCCTGGTCGCCGCGACCAACGTGGATCTGGAAGAAGCGGTCGCCGCCGGACGCTTCCGCGAAGACCTGTATTACCGCCTGAAGGTCGCCATGCTCTTCCTGCCGCCGCTGCGCGAGCGGCCGGCGGACATCCCCCGCCTGCTCGAACACTTCGTCGGCTACTACGCCCAGCGCCTCGGCGCGGGCCCTGCCGCCATCTCGCCGGCCGCGCGCGAACTGCTGATGCGCTACCCCTGGCCGGGCAACATCCGCGAACTGGAAAACGCGGTGCACCACGCGATGGTGGTCTGCCACGGCAACGTGCTGCAGCCGGACGATTTCGCCCTGTCGCCGCTGCAGCCGCCCAACCTGCCGAGCGACGGTGCGGGCAAGACCAGCCTGGAACTGGCCCTGCGCGACATCTTCGCCGGCAACCATCCTGAACACCTCAGCGCCGACGACTACATCGAAGAGACGATCATGCGGACCGCGTTCGCATGGTGCGACAGCAACCAGTCGGCCACCGCCCGGCTGCTGGGCATCACCCGCAACGTGGTGCGGACCCGCCTGCAGCGCTTCAGCCTCATCGACGACTGA
- a CDS encoding NAD(P)H-dependent oxidoreductase, translated as MSTVVGLSGSLTHPSRTTTLVEAVLDAARRQGAGATHLINIADLAGDLGHALDPRKLPEPVAAAYRTLFAADVIVIATPVYKASYTGLLKHFLDLVDPKELKGKVAVLAATGGSERHALAVEHELRPLAAFFGLHVVPEGIYLKDADFSKLADGSGYVLESGQAAEAIGLAAAQALQLAGALGAAR; from the coding sequence ATGAGCACTGTCGTTGGCCTTTCCGGCAGCCTGACGCATCCCTCGCGCACCACGACCCTGGTCGAAGCCGTCCTGGATGCGGCGCGCAGACAGGGCGCCGGCGCCACGCACCTGATCAACATCGCCGATCTCGCCGGCGACCTCGGCCATGCGCTCGATCCCAGGAAGTTGCCCGAGCCGGTCGCGGCGGCCTATCGCACCCTGTTCGCGGCGGACGTGATCGTCATCGCCACCCCGGTCTACAAGGCTTCCTACACCGGCCTGCTGAAGCACTTCCTCGACCTGGTCGATCCGAAGGAACTCAAGGGCAAGGTGGCGGTGCTGGCCGCGACCGGCGGCAGCGAGCGCCACGCCCTGGCGGTGGAACACGAACTGCGTCCGCTGGCGGCCTTCTTCGGCCTGCACGTGGTGCCGGAAGGGATCTACCTGAAGGATGCGGACTTCTCCAAGCTCGCCGACGGCAGCGGCTACGTGCTCGAGAGCGGCCAGGCGGCCGAGGCGATCGGGCTGGCCGCCGCGCAGGCGCTGCAACTGGCGGGCGCCCTCGGGGCGGCGCGCTGA
- a CDS encoding ABC transporter substrate-binding protein yields MMNRMLPRRAVAWAGAVLALWLPLKAAQAAGERVEVVRIATVAYPNEGRTAYNGAAAVIAGRGWLEKDLQKLGIRLEWVPVPVQSVGASVNEAFANRSIDFAAYGDLPSVILNSNGVETRLIVPGGKGNNVYLVVPEGSAATSIRDLKGKRIALHRGRPWEFSFTRLLEANGLKLSDFKIANLNPQAGAAALAAGNVDAFVALSDAFLLADRGLGRIIWSTKLPDQGWKMRAELWGAKDFVERHPEIAQVVANAYVRAAHWISRDENAAEFIRLSAASGHPESTLRQEYADDSVGWKARWEPAFDAALADHYRHVAGYALDARLIRKAPDTDRLFDARFVRAALKELQLESYWGAPPAAPRAGR; encoded by the coding sequence ATGATGAATCGTATGCTGCCGCGGCGTGCCGTGGCCTGGGCGGGCGCGGTGCTGGCCCTGTGGCTGCCGCTGAAGGCGGCGCAGGCCGCCGGCGAGCGGGTGGAGGTGGTCAGGATCGCGACCGTGGCCTATCCGAACGAGGGCAGGACCGCGTACAACGGCGCGGCGGCGGTCATCGCCGGCCGCGGCTGGCTGGAAAAGGACCTGCAGAAGCTCGGCATCCGTCTCGAATGGGTGCCGGTGCCGGTGCAGTCGGTGGGGGCCAGCGTCAACGAGGCGTTCGCCAACCGCAGCATCGACTTCGCGGCCTACGGCGACCTGCCTTCCGTCATCCTCAACAGCAACGGCGTGGAGACGCGCCTGATCGTGCCCGGCGGCAAGGGCAACAACGTCTACCTGGTGGTGCCGGAGGGCTCGGCCGCGACTTCCATCCGCGACCTCAAGGGCAAGCGCATCGCGCTGCACCGCGGGCGGCCGTGGGAGTTCAGCTTCACCCGGCTGCTCGAGGCCAACGGGCTCAAGCTGTCCGACTTCAAGATCGCCAACCTCAATCCGCAGGCGGGCGCAGCCGCGCTGGCGGCGGGGAACGTCGATGCCTTCGTGGCCCTGTCGGACGCCTTCCTGCTCGCGGACCGCGGCCTGGGCAGGATCATCTGGTCCACCAAGCTGCCGGACCAGGGCTGGAAGATGCGGGCTGAACTCTGGGGGGCGAAGGATTTCGTCGAACGCCATCCGGAGATCGCGCAGGTCGTGGCGAATGCCTATGTGCGGGCCGCGCACTGGATCTCGCGCGACGAGAACGCCGCCGAGTTCATCCGGCTGTCGGCAGCCTCGGGGCATCCGGAAAGCACGCTGCGCCAGGAGTACGCCGACGACTCCGTGGGCTGGAAGGCGCGCTGGGAGCCGGCCTTCGACGCCGCGCTGGCCGACCATTACCGCCACGTCGCCGGCTATGCGCTCGACGCCCGGCTGATCCGCAAGGCGCCCGACACCGACCGCCTGTTCGATGCGCGCTTCGTCCGCGCCGCGCTGAAGGAATTGCAGCTCGAGTCCTACTGGGGCGCGCCGCCGGCCGCCCCGCGGGCCGGCCGCTGA
- a CDS encoding ABC transporter permease, with protein MSFVDSRLRGWRERALTCVSPLLLLLSWEWACRAGLFPEQLLVSPGTVADAFMGLVDDGELQSHLQASLHRLLAGFLAGSALGLAFGVLMGLSRTAENICSPLFNVLRQVPSVAFIPMLILAFGIEETFKIVIVAKAAFFPVALAAYDAVRGIPRSHLEVAKVYRLPLPAMLRRIVLPATVPPVLTGLRLGLGRSWMVLVVAELLAADSGIGQMMEMGRQMFRIDVVMVGVMLTGVIGFALDRGFRVLEARLVRWRRC; from the coding sequence GTGAGCTTCGTCGATTCCCGCCTCCGCGGCTGGCGCGAACGCGCACTGACCTGCGTTTCGCCGCTGCTGTTGCTGCTGTCCTGGGAATGGGCCTGCCGCGCGGGGCTGTTCCCGGAGCAGTTGCTGGTGTCGCCGGGCACCGTGGCCGATGCCTTCATGGGACTGGTCGACGACGGCGAGCTGCAGTCCCATCTGCAGGCCAGCCTCCATCGCCTGCTGGCCGGCTTCCTGGCGGGTTCCGCGCTGGGGCTGGCCTTCGGCGTGCTGATGGGCCTGTCGCGGACGGCGGAGAATATCTGCTCGCCGCTCTTCAACGTGCTGCGGCAGGTGCCGTCGGTGGCGTTCATCCCGATGCTGATCCTGGCGTTCGGCATCGAGGAGACCTTCAAGATCGTCATCGTCGCCAAGGCGGCGTTCTTTCCCGTCGCGCTGGCGGCCTACGATGCGGTGCGGGGCATTCCGCGCAGCCATCTCGAGGTGGCGAAGGTGTATCGCCTGCCCTTGCCGGCGATGCTGCGCCGCATCGTGCTGCCGGCGACCGTCCCGCCGGTGCTCACCGGCCTGCGGCTCGGGCTCGGGCGGTCGTGGATGGTGCTGGTGGTGGCGGAACTGCTGGCCGCCGACAGCGGCATCGGCCAGATGATGGAGATGGGCAGGCAGATGTTCCGGATCGACGTGGTGATGGTCGGCGTCATGCTCACCGGGGTGATCGGCTTTGCGCTGGATCGCGGTTTCAGGGTGCTCGAGGCGCGGCTGGTGCGCTGGCGCCGGTGTTGA
- a CDS encoding ABC transporter permease, translating to MKAWLEPLLRSRFLQGAILPLACIALWELVSRQGKVQSYAFVPVREIFGSLLELLASGTLLLNLLATLQTAASGLLLGGLAGIAVGGLMGASRLADALIGPLFHALRQVPILGWLPLIGLWFGNGDFPRLLIVCLAAFHPLVLNTYEGVRSIEQRYLEVGAVLRFGRLQRLRYVLLPGALPSVLTGVMHGLAFSWIATVGSELLFATGPGLGGLMQTAQAASRMDVVVICVAGIGVVGYGMHLGFALLGRYLLRWRSVR from the coding sequence ATGAAGGCATGGCTGGAGCCGCTCTTGCGCTCGCGCTTCCTGCAGGGCGCGATCCTGCCGCTGGCCTGCATCGCGTTGTGGGAACTGGTGTCGCGCCAGGGCAAGGTGCAGTCCTATGCCTTCGTGCCGGTGCGGGAGATCTTCGGCAGCCTGCTCGAACTGCTGGCCAGCGGCACTCTGCTGCTCAACCTGCTCGCCACGCTGCAGACGGCGGCGAGCGGCCTGCTGCTCGGCGGCCTCGCCGGGATCGCCGTCGGCGGCCTGATGGGCGCCTCGCGCCTGGCCGATGCCCTGATCGGGCCGCTGTTCCATGCGCTGCGCCAGGTGCCGATCCTGGGATGGCTGCCGCTGATCGGGCTGTGGTTCGGCAACGGCGACTTCCCGCGCCTGCTCATCGTCTGCCTGGCCGCCTTCCATCCGCTGGTGCTCAACACCTACGAGGGCGTGCGCAGCATCGAGCAGCGCTATCTCGAAGTCGGCGCGGTGCTGCGTTTCGGCCGCCTGCAGCGCCTGCGCTACGTGCTGCTGCCGGGGGCGCTGCCGTCGGTGCTGACCGGCGTGATGCACGGGCTGGCGTTCAGTTGGATCGCGACGGTCGGCAGCGAGCTGCTGTTCGCCACCGGCCCGGGGCTGGGCGGACTGATGCAGACCGCGCAGGCCGCCTCGCGCATGGACGTGGTGGTGATCTGCGTGGCCGGCATCGGCGTGGTGGGCTACGGGATGCACCTGGGCTTCGCCCTGCTGGGCCGCTACCTGCTGCGCTGGCGCAGCGTGCGCTGA
- a CDS encoding ABC transporter ATP-binding protein has translation MNARAGIAAGMFDAMADAVPAGALQIRGLSKSYRIGGQAVKVLDGIDIDIAPGRFVSIVGPSGCGKSTLLRLVVGLDDGYAGDIVLDGRRITSTSLDRGIVFQDHRLFPWLTVEENIGLALAALDLPPDEKARRVAEHIALVNLTGFARVYPHQLSGGMAQRAAIARALVNEPKILLLDEPLGALDALTRVRLQRELQRIWMQHRSTMIMVTHDVEEALYLGDEVIVMDARPGRIRRRVQVPLPHPRDRASRVLHALKDEILDELTVAPSGPDGRD, from the coding sequence ATGAATGCCAGGGCCGGGATCGCTGCCGGGATGTTCGACGCGATGGCGGATGCCGTCCCCGCGGGGGCGCTGCAGATCCGCGGATTGTCGAAGAGCTACCGCATCGGCGGGCAGGCGGTGAAGGTGCTCGACGGCATCGACATCGATATCGCCCCGGGGCGCTTCGTCAGCATCGTCGGGCCGAGCGGCTGCGGGAAGTCCACCCTGCTCAGGCTGGTCGTGGGCCTGGACGACGGCTACGCCGGCGACATCGTGCTCGACGGCCGGCGGATCACCTCGACCTCGCTCGATCGCGGCATCGTCTTCCAGGACCACCGCCTGTTTCCGTGGCTGACGGTGGAGGAGAACATCGGGCTGGCGCTGGCCGCGCTCGACCTGCCGCCGGACGAGAAGGCGCGCCGCGTGGCCGAGCACATCGCGCTGGTGAACCTGACCGGCTTCGCGCGGGTGTATCCGCACCAGCTCTCCGGCGGCATGGCGCAGCGCGCCGCGATCGCCCGCGCACTGGTGAACGAGCCCAAGATCCTGCTCCTCGACGAGCCGCTCGGCGCGCTGGACGCGCTGACGCGGGTGCGCCTGCAGCGGGAGCTGCAACGGATCTGGATGCAGCACCGGAGTACGATGATCATGGTCACGCACGACGTGGAAGAAGCGCTCTACCTCGGCGACGAGGTCATCGTGATGGATGCCCGCCCGGGGCGCATCCGCCGCCGCGTGCAGGTGCCGCTGCCCCATCCGCGCGACCGCGCGTCCCGGGTCCTGCATGCCTTGAAGGACGAAATCCTGGACGAACTGACCGTCGCGCCTTCCGGCCCGGACGGCCGCGACTGA
- a CDS encoding ABC transporter substrate-binding protein, whose translation METIWYGRVHVPTPLGLAVQLGWIRDEFEADGLSVRALEDGADPSQWDSYYDHHVPNSFRQGGNAPAIWARSQGSRTRVIGLNWIDESQLVATLPDSGIRHPRELNGRRLALPSRGKMIDSARAGALRTFIVALELGGLTYKDVEFIDLPEVQPEPPGGGAALPLRPEAPAECFATSIHALIRREVDAIYLKGAAGLQLARQLRLRVIADLRDHPDPLVRSNNAAPRPLTVDQALLDQRPDIAARFLARVVAVGAWARAHPAEAVAYVARETRSNDFWVRQAYGCDVFRRLNTNLDDAAIAGLEAYKKFLLEWGFLKSDFDIWGWIDPQPLEQCRTFVLPCEA comes from the coding sequence ATGGAGACAATCTGGTACGGACGGGTCCATGTACCGACGCCGCTCGGCCTTGCCGTGCAGCTCGGCTGGATCCGCGACGAATTCGAGGCCGACGGGCTGTCGGTGCGTGCCCTCGAAGATGGGGCCGACCCATCGCAATGGGATTCCTACTACGACCACCACGTGCCCAATTCCTTCCGGCAGGGCGGCAACGCGCCGGCGATCTGGGCGCGGTCGCAGGGCAGCCGGACGCGGGTGATCGGGCTGAACTGGATCGACGAATCGCAACTCGTCGCGACGCTGCCGGATTCCGGCATCCGCCACCCGCGCGAACTCAACGGACGGCGGCTGGCGCTGCCCAGCCGCGGCAAGATGATCGATTCGGCCCGTGCCGGCGCCCTGCGCACCTTCATCGTCGCGCTGGAGCTGGGCGGGCTGACGTACAAGGACGTGGAGTTCATCGACCTGCCGGAGGTCCAGCCCGAGCCGCCGGGCGGCGGCGCGGCCCTGCCGCTGCGGCCGGAGGCGCCCGCCGAGTGTTTCGCCACTTCGATCCACGCCCTGATCCGGCGCGAGGTGGACGCGATCTACCTGAAGGGGGCGGCCGGCCTGCAGCTTGCGCGCCAGCTCAGGCTGCGGGTGATCGCCGACCTGCGCGACCATCCCGATCCGCTGGTCCGGAGCAACAACGCCGCGCCGCGGCCGCTGACGGTGGACCAGGCGCTGCTGGACCAGCGCCCGGACATCGCGGCGCGCTTCCTGGCACGCGTGGTGGCGGTCGGCGCCTGGGCCAGGGCGCATCCTGCCGAGGCGGTGGCCTACGTCGCCCGCGAAACGCGCAGCAACGACTTCTGGGTGCGGCAGGCTTACGGCTGCGACGTGTTCCGCCGCCTCAACACCAACCTGGACGATGCCGCGATCGCCGGCCTCGAAGCCTACAAGAAGTTCCTGCTGGAATGGGGCTTCCTGAAGAGCGACTTCGACATCTGGGGCTGGATCGACCCGCAGCCGCTGGAGCAGTGCCGGACCTTCGTCCTGCCCTGCGAGGCTTGA
- a CDS encoding ABC transporter ATP-binding protein, whose amino-acid sequence MSARNSAFPLLRCLALYRATPWRFLLTSLLFVILNLSLVYQQWLIGRAVHDVERGAAVVRLPDGGLDFGVAWHWLLVLVAVALGRGVVQYLAGVSALIIGQSLLFNLRERILVQVQRLDLAYHWQHGVGELVTRTTRDADKVRDALINFWRQVFETGLVVIAAVGLLVWYDPWLGLVPLLLTLTGLAIFVRQTDRLVALDRATGAAYDAVNQDLSEGVNGVRVIKAFALEPRRIERFNTHVLHFAGQAKAALAYSCRSIPIPQMVIALGHVWILGFGAQLVAAGRLNLGELVAALLLANTLVFRVEGIGRVMQVFADARSSAQRIWELLDERPRIAGGGAHPPAGALGVRLRDVQVAAPGGSNSILQDCSLQIRPGEVVALVGATGSGKSTLAGLLPRLFDADRGAVEIGTDARGWRDVRELDLGALRRQVHVVPQESFLFSDSVAANLRQAAPDASEDELRAALRLACAEEVVDGLREGFDARLGDRGITLSGGQRQRLCLARALLARPGLLVLDDATSALDAVTERTVLGNVRRLGEARGEARPTVLLIASKLSTVLLADRVLMLAGGRIAADGSHEELAAALPAYRDLLGVDHG is encoded by the coding sequence ATGAGTGCCCGGAATTCCGCCTTTCCGCTGCTGCGCTGCCTCGCGCTCTACCGCGCCACGCCCTGGCGCTTCCTGCTGACCTCGCTCCTTTTCGTCATCCTCAACCTCAGCCTGGTGTACCAGCAGTGGCTGATCGGCCGCGCGGTGCACGACGTCGAGCGCGGGGCGGCGGTGGTCCGCCTGCCCGATGGCGGGCTGGATTTCGGCGTGGCGTGGCACTGGCTGCTGGTCCTCGTCGCCGTGGCGCTGGGGCGCGGCGTGGTGCAGTACCTCGCGGGCGTGTCGGCACTGATCATCGGGCAGTCGCTGCTCTTCAACCTGCGCGAGCGCATCCTCGTCCAGGTCCAGCGGCTGGACCTGGCCTATCACTGGCAACACGGCGTCGGCGAACTGGTGACCCGCACCACGCGCGACGCCGACAAGGTGCGCGACGCCCTCATCAACTTCTGGCGCCAGGTGTTCGAAACCGGGCTGGTGGTGATCGCCGCGGTCGGGCTGCTGGTGTGGTACGACCCCTGGCTGGGGCTGGTGCCGCTGCTGCTCACCCTCACCGGCCTGGCGATCTTCGTGCGCCAGACCGACCGCCTGGTGGCCCTGGACCGCGCCACCGGCGCGGCCTACGACGCGGTGAACCAGGACCTCTCGGAGGGGGTGAACGGCGTGCGGGTGATCAAGGCGTTCGCGCTGGAACCGCGGCGCATCGAACGCTTCAACACGCACGTGCTGCATTTCGCCGGGCAGGCGAAGGCGGCGCTGGCCTATTCCTGCCGCAGCATCCCGATCCCCCAGATGGTGATCGCGCTCGGCCACGTCTGGATCCTCGGCTTCGGCGCACAACTGGTGGCGGCCGGGCGGCTCAACCTCGGCGAACTGGTGGCGGCGCTGCTGCTCGCCAACACGCTGGTGTTCCGCGTCGAGGGCATCGGCCGGGTGATGCAGGTGTTCGCCGACGCGCGCTCGTCGGCCCAGCGCATCTGGGAACTGCTGGACGAGCGGCCGCGCATCGCCGGTGGCGGCGCGCATCCGCCGGCGGGCGCGCTGGGCGTGCGCCTGCGCGACGTGCAGGTGGCGGCGCCGGGCGGCAGCAACAGCATCCTCCAGGACTGCTCGCTGCAGATCCGTCCGGGAGAAGTAGTGGCATTGGTCGGGGCCACCGGCTCCGGCAAGAGCACGCTGGCCGGCCTGCTGCCGCGCCTGTTCGACGCCGACCGCGGCGCGGTGGAGATCGGCACGGACGCCCGGGGCTGGCGCGACGTGCGCGAACTCGACCTGGGCGCGCTGCGGCGGCAGGTGCACGTCGTGCCGCAGGAATCCTTCCTCTTTTCCGATTCGGTCGCCGCCAACCTGCGCCAGGCGGCGCCGGACGCGAGCGAGGACGAACTGCGTGCCGCGCTGCGGCTGGCCTGCGCCGAGGAGGTCGTCGACGGCCTGCGCGAAGGTTTCGATGCCCGCCTCGGCGACCGCGGCATCACCCTGTCGGGCGGCCAGCGCCAGCGCCTGTGCCTGGCGCGGGCGCTGCTCGCCCGGCCGGGGCTGCTGGTGCTGGACGATGCCACCAGCGCGCTCGACGCGGTGACCGAGCGCACGGTGCTGGGCAATGTGCGCAGGCTGGGCGAGGCGCGCGGCGAAGCGCGGCCGACGGTGCTGCTGATCGCCTCCAAGCTGTCGACCGTGCTGCTGGCCGACCGCGTGCTGATGCTGGCCGGCGGACGCATCGCCGCCGATGGCAGCCACGAGGAACTGGCGGCCGCGCTGCCGGCCTATCGCGACCTGCTGGGGGTGGACCATGGCTGA